Part of the Arcobacter sp. F155 genome, TTTTTACTTCACTACCATTTTTATATACAATTAAAGTAGGAATTGATCTTATTTGATATTTTGCACCTAAGTTTTGGTGTTGTTCTGTATTTACTTTTACAAATAGTGCTTTTAATGGATATTTTTGAGCTACTTCATTAAAAATTGGTGCCATCATCTTACATGGTCCACACCATGGAGCCCAAAAGTCTACTATTACAGGAATTTCTGAATTAACAATTACATGGTCAAAGTTTGATTCATCTAATTCAATAGGAGTAGAGTCTAAAAGTGAGTTTTTACAAGAACCACAATTAGCTTTTGAATAAGAGTCTTTTTTTGGAATTTTGTTTACTTTTAAACAATGAGGACATACAACATTGATTTTATCCATTTATTAAGCCTTTAAATTTAGAAGTGTATCTGCAACAGCTTGTTGCATTTCAATTCCCTTTGCATTTGCTTCATAAGCTATTATTTGAGGTATATTTCCTGCAATTGCATCAATCATATCTGCTGTAACTTCCATATTTTCTGGATCTCCAACTACTTGAGCAATAGTAGATAGTTTTTCTGCTGTTTCAGTTACTTGCATTTGTGCTGCAAGCATACCATTTAAATTATTATCTATTCTCATTATTTACTCCTTGAGTATCTTCTTGAGAGTGAAGTAGCATTTTATTTAAGTTTGCTGTTCTTGCAATTTGTGCATCAGCAGAACTTAATTCGCTAGGGGCACTAGAAGCACTTTTTAGTTCTTCTAACTTAGCATTTGCTGCTCCTTCATCTTCAGGCATTGAGGTATCAAGTCTTACTGAACCACCATTTGCATAAAGCTTTCCATCTGGTCCAACATGATAATTATATTGAATAGGTGCTGTTGTAGTCCCATTTGCAGCATGGGCTTGTTCATGGGTTTTAACTTGGGCATCTAAGTTCTTATATTTATCTAAAACTCTATCATAATCTTGTTTATCAAACTTTTCATTAGAAGCATTAGTTTTATCATAATCATCTGAAGCAGCTTTTTCTACTTCTTTTTTATCAATATTAGCTAACTCAGACCTTTTCTGAGCTAGTTGTTGATATATAGATGATGCTGATTGAGAATAAGAATTTAATTCCATGTTAAAACCTTTTTATATTAAAACAATTTTATCAAATTGCCTTTAAAAAGTAAAGCTATTAACTTAATAGTTTATAGCTACCTTATACTTAGGATCGTCTTCTTCATAAGTACAAAATGGACCTGCATCCTTAAGTATTTTTTTACAATCTTCACTTAAGTGTCTAATTGTAAGTTTTTTCCCTGCATCTGCATATTTTTTTGTAATATTATCAATAGCTTCAACACCTGAGATATCCATAACTCTTGCATCTTTAAAGTCTAAAACAATATTTTCAGGGTCATGTTTTGTATCAAATAATTCAAAAAATGAAGTTGTAGAACCAAAGAATAGTGGTCCATCAAATTCATATACTTTTGTGTTATCATCTTCTCTGTAAGTTCTACTTCTTACTTTTGAGTGATTCCAAGCAAATACTAAAGCTGAGATAATAATACCTGTAATAACTGCAATTGCTAAGTCAGCAAAGATAGTAATAACTGTTACTGCAACTAAAACAAACTTATCTGAGTTTGGCATAAATCTAATTCTATTTCCACTTTCCCATTCAAATGTACCAATAGAAACCATAAACATGATTCCTACTAAAACAGCAACTGGAATTAGTGCAATATATGGACTTAGTGCAACAACAAAAGAGATAAGTAAAATAGCAGCAGTGATACCCGAAAGTCTTCCCCAACCACCATTTGAGAAGTTAATAATAGATTGTCCAATCATTGCACAACCTGCCATACCACCAAAGAAACCACAAGTAATATTTCCTGCACCTTGTGCAATACATTCTTGGTTTCCACTTCCTCTTTTTCCACCCATTTCATCTAAAACTGAAAGAGTTAAAAGAGACTCAATTAAACCAACAAGCGCAACTAATACAGAGTAAGGAAGAACCATTAACACAGCATCCATATCAATATGTAGTGTAGGTAGGGCAAAAGATGGTAGATTTCCTGAGATATCAGCTAAATCACCAACTCTTTTTGTATCTAAGTCCATTCCAATAACAACTGCTGAAATAACAACAATAGCTACAAGTCCAGATGGAACTGCTGTAGATACTTTTGGAAAGAATTTAACAATAATCATAGTAAGAGCAACAAGTGCATACATAATCCAACTCTCACCTTTGAATAGTGGGAACTGTGCAAGTGCAATTACAATAGCAAGACCATTTACAAAACCATACATTGCAGGTTGAGGAACAAGTCTAATTAACTTTCCAAGTTTAAAAACACCAATTAAAACTTGAAAAATACCAGCAAGAATTGTAGCTAATAAAATATACTGTAAAATATAAGTAGACAACTCTCCGTTTGCTGTAAGTTGAAGCATTAAATCTTCTGGAATAGACTCTTTAACTTTAACTCCTAATCCAACTAAAACAACTGCAATTGCACCTGTTGCACCTGAAATCATTCCTGCTTTACCACCAACCAATGCAGTAATCAGACCTAAAATAAATGCTGTATATAAACCAACTAAAGGTGATACACCAGCAATAATTGAGAATGCAATAGCTTCTGGAACTAAAGCAATAGCAACAACTATTCCTGATAAAACATCACTCTTAACTGATTTACCAATTATTGTATCTTTTATATTCAACAAAATAAAACCCTTTCTTCTTAAAATCGCGATTGTATCTAAATCATGTTTAAGAATAAGTTAAGCTATTTCATAACCTTTTTTAATACTTATTAGATATAATTTTCCTATGAGAAAAGAGTTTTATAAAAGTGTTGGTTTTAAATTAGCAGTTCTTAGTTTTATTATTTTAGCTTCTTTGTTTACTTCTAGTTTTATGTTTAATTCTCAAATAGACAAACTAAAAAAACAAATAGACTATATATATTTTGGAAATTATATTCCTGTACTAAAACTTCATAGTATAGAAGAAGATTATAATGACTTAATAAAATGTATGAGAACATATAAAAGATGTGAAAGAGACCCCTTTTTTAAATCAATACAAAAAGATTGGAATTACTACAACAACTCTTATAAGGGTATAGAAGAGAGAAAAGTAGTAAATAAAATCAATAAAGATGTAAAAAATTCATTAACTTATAAAACAAAAATAGCTACTTATAAAAAAGTAATCAAAAAAATAGAGTTTTTAAAAGAGTATGAAAAGAAAATTGCCTATAAAAAAAGAGTAGAGTTTCTAAATGAATACTCATCAATGAAAGAGTATCTTTTTTATAATATGATTGCCTTAATTGCAGTATCCTTTCTATTTATCTCTTTTATTATTTATTCAATCATAAAAAAAGACAATCAATTAAAAATCTTAACTAAAAAATATGCCTTAGAATCAATAACTGATTCAATGACAAAACTATACAACAGAAAATATTTTGACAAAATATTTGATAATATGCCATTTATTTCAAACCAAAACTCTTGGCATACTGCTTTTGTGATGTTAGATATTGACTTTTTTAAGCAGTATAATGATACTTATGGACATGATTTAGGAGATGAGACTTTAAAAGCTGTAGCAAAAGAGCTTAAAGAGTATTTCAATAAAGATTATGAATATGTATTTAGACTTGGTGGAGAAGAGTTTGGAGTTATTTTGTTTGATATTGATGAAAAAACTCTAAAAGAATGCCTAAAAGATGTAAATAAAAACATACAATCATTAAATATTGAGCATAAAAATAGTAAAATAGCGAACGTAGTTACCATATCTATTGGTGCTGTTATTTATAAACCATATTCATACACATCTTGTAACAAGCTTTATAAAATAGCTGATGAGTGTTTATATAAATCAAAAGAGAATGGTAGAAATCAGTTTACTATTTATAACGAAGGAGAATAATTGACATTTCTATTTAATAAAAATAGTCATTTTAACTTAGCTAATTTGGCTACTTTTTTTAATATTGCTGCTGGTATGTTAGCAATTTATTATTTAACACATAATAATTTTTTTGCGGCAGCACTTTTTGCTTGGCTTGCAGGTGCTTTTGACATTGTAGATGGGAAGATTGCTAGAAAATATAACTTATCTACAGAGTTTGGTATTCAGTTAGATTCATTTGCTGACTTTTTATCATTTGTGATTGTTCCAACTATGTTTATCTTTTTTGCTGTAATTGACGGAAAAGAATTAATGCTTTCTACACCTTTAGTAGCTTTTGCATTTATCTATTATGTGATTTCTGGTCTTAGAAGGTTAATTCAGTTTAATATTAATGCTCAAGAAGGTGAAGTTGAAAAGTATTTTATCGGTGTTCCAACTCCTTTAGGTGCTATTTTATT contains:
- a CDS encoding SulP family inorganic anion transporter, encoding MLNIKDTIIGKSVKSDVLSGIVVAIALVPEAIAFSIIAGVSPLVGLYTAFILGLITALVGGKAGMISGATGAIAVVLVGLGVKVKESIPEDLMLQLTANGELSTYILQYILLATILAGIFQVLIGVFKLGKLIRLVPQPAMYGFVNGLAIVIALAQFPLFKGESWIMYALVALTMIIVKFFPKVSTAVPSGLVAIVVISAVVIGMDLDTKRVGDLADISGNLPSFALPTLHIDMDAVLMVLPYSVLVALVGLIESLLTLSVLDEMGGKRGSGNQECIAQGAGNITCGFFGGMAGCAMIGQSIINFSNGGWGRLSGITAAILLISFVVALSPYIALIPVAVLVGIMFMVSIGTFEWESGNRIRFMPNSDKFVLVAVTVITIFADLAIAVITGIIISALVFAWNHSKVRSRTYREDDNTKVYEFDGPLFFGSTTSFFELFDTKHDPENIVLDFKDARVMDISGVEAIDNITKKYADAGKKLTIRHLSEDCKKILKDAGPFCTYEEDDPKYKVAINY
- the trxC gene encoding thioredoxin TrxC, whose product is MDKINVVCPHCLKVNKIPKKDSYSKANCGSCKNSLLDSTPIELDESNFDHVIVNSEIPVIVDFWAPWCGPCKMMAPIFNEVAQKYPLKALFVKVNTEQHQNLGAKYQIRSIPTLIVYKNGSEVKRVSGALDPLKLSNLVNEQL
- a CDS encoding GGDEF domain-containing protein; its protein translation is MRKEFYKSVGFKLAVLSFIILASLFTSSFMFNSQIDKLKKQIDYIYFGNYIPVLKLHSIEEDYNDLIKCMRTYKRCERDPFFKSIQKDWNYYNNSYKGIEERKVVNKINKDVKNSLTYKTKIATYKKVIKKIEFLKEYEKKIAYKKRVEFLNEYSSMKEYLFYNMIALIAVSFLFISFIIYSIIKKDNQLKILTKKYALESITDSMTKLYNRKYFDKIFDNMPFISNQNSWHTAFVMLDIDFFKQYNDTYGHDLGDETLKAVAKELKEYFNKDYEYVFRLGGEEFGVILFDIDEKTLKECLKDVNKNIQSLNIEHKNSKIANVVTISIGAVIYKPYSYTSCNKLYKIADECLYKSKENGRNQFTIYNEGE
- a CDS encoding putative metalloprotease CJM1_0395 family protein, whose protein sequence is MELNSYSQSASSIYQQLAQKRSELANIDKKEVEKAASDDYDKTNASNEKFDKQDYDRVLDKYKNLDAQVKTHEQAHAANGTTTAPIQYNYHVGPDGKLYANGGSVRLDTSMPEDEGAANAKLEELKSASSAPSELSSADAQIARTANLNKMLLHSQEDTQGVNNENR
- a CDS encoding phosphatidylcholine/phosphatidylserine synthase, producing the protein MTFLFNKNSHFNLANLATFFNIAAGMLAIYYLTHNNFFAAALFAWLAGAFDIVDGKIARKYNLSTEFGIQLDSFADFLSFVIVPTMFIFFAVIDGKELMLSTPLVAFAFIYYVISGLRRLIQFNINAQEGEVEKYFIGVPTPLGAILLWVVYLVWLTGLINENIVLISMIIIGYLLNSKLKIRHP